CAAAACAATTGTTACAGAAAGGATTCTATCTTTCTTTCGGAATGCATTACTCCAGTGAGGCGATGAATGTAGTGCCTGATAGCCGCTTGTTTTTGGAAACGGATGACAGTCCGGTAGATATTGAAGATGTGTTGCGTGATGCGGCGAAAGTACGTGGTGTGGAAGTAGAAACGTTGCAGGCTATTGTCCGTAAAAATATTCAAGACATCTTTTTTAGGGCGTAAGAGTTGTATCTTCCGAGAAAGAGTCGTACTTTTGCCCCTCACGGGATTGAAATACAATAAAAAACTAATAATAAAAGAGTAATACGATGAATTTTGTAGAAGAATTGAGATGGCGTGGCATGTTGCAGGACATCATGCCGGGAACGGAAGAGTTGTTAATCAAAGAGCAGGTGACTGCCTATTTGGGTATCGACCCGACTGCCGATTCGCTACACATTGGTCACCTTTGTGGAGTGATGATTCTTCGTCATTTCCAACGCTGCGGTCACAAGCCGTTAGCTTTGATCGGTGGCGCTACGGGCATGATTGGTGACCCTTCAGGCAAATCGGCAGAACGTAACCTGCTGGATGAAGAAACACTGCGTCACAATCAGGCATGCATTAAGAATCAACTGGCCAAGTTCCTCGACTTCGAGTCGGATGTACCTAATCGTGCTGAGTTGGTGAACAACTATGATTGGATGAAAGACTTTACCTTCCTGGATTTTGTTCGCGAAGTAGGTAAACACATCACTGTGAACTATATGATGGCTAAAGACTCAGTAAAGCGTCGTCTGAATGGCGAAGCACGTGACGGACTTTCATTTACCGAGTTCACTTATCAGCTGCTTCAAGGCTACGATTTTCTTCATTTGTATGAGACAAAAGGCTGTAAGCTCCAAATGGGCGGTTCCGATCAATGGGGAAATATTACTACCGGTGCGGAATTGATTCGCCGTACCAACGGAGGTGAGGTGTTTGCGCT
The nucleotide sequence above comes from Bacteroides caccae. Encoded proteins:
- the tyrS gene encoding tyrosine--tRNA ligase; the protein is MNFVEELRWRGMLQDIMPGTEELLIKEQVTAYLGIDPTADSLHIGHLCGVMILRHFQRCGHKPLALIGGATGMIGDPSGKSAERNLLDEETLRHNQACIKNQLAKFLDFESDVPNRAELVNNYDWMKDFTFLDFVREVGKHITVNYMMAKDSVKRRLNGEARDGLSFTEFTYQLLQGYDFLHLYETKGCKLQMGGSDQWGNITTGAELIRRTNGGEVFALTCPLITKADGGKFGKTESGNIWLDPRYTSPYKFYQFWLNVSDSDAERYIKIFTSIEKEEIEALIAEHQAAPHLRILQKRLAKEVTVMVHSEDDYNAAVDASNILFGNATSEALRKLDEDTLLAVFEGVPQFEISRDALTGGVKAVDLFVDNAAVFASKGEMRKLVQGGGVSLNKEKLAAFDQVITAADLLDEKYLLVQRGKKNYYLLIAK